TATCCAAGCTACGTTGGACCAAACAGCCAAGGCACTCAAAGACGTGGTAGCTGCTGAAGAGGCTCTCCCAGCCGGCGATATCTTTCAGAAGCGTAGGAGCATCAAAGAATTGCCAGCGAGCAAGAGGGACAGAGCAAGGGTACCATTATCTGCAAAAAGCACGAACGAGGATTTCATGTCACCCAAGAAGATGGCGATCAAGCCAAAGCCGGTTGAGGAaccaaagaaggaaaaggcgcCAGAACCGAAAGAAAATAAGGAACAACCTAAAGCACGGAAACCAACAGTTCCCGCGATCCAAGTCCCGCCAGTCACCCTCCCGCCTCCAACAGTCCTATCCGTCATCGCCGAACCAGAGGCACTGCTCCCTATGTCAATTCTcgcctccccaacaacacccggCCGACCCTCCTCCGTCGAGCCACTTCCCCATGataccccaccaccagcacatATCTCCTCCGAGGGTGAGACCTCCCGCCCAAGCCGCCGCGCCCGCCCAGCAATAAGCTACGCTGAACCTAACCTCCGGGATAAAATGCGTCGCCCTACCAAGGAATTATTCGATGCCGTCTCTGGCGAGGGGAAATTCCACCGCCCTAGCACTTCGGCAAatcccaacccaacatcaGCTCCTACCTCCTCTGCTAAGCCAAGGTCTGAATCAACCGTTACATCCAGCGGGGGGCTCTCAGCCAGCGTCCacaaaccacctcccactGTTAGTCCCCTTGCAGCGAAAGAATCAATGCAAATAGACAACATAACCTACGACAGAAGGAAACGCCCCTCTCTTGCGATTCGTGAGCCTGAGCCGCCGacagaacaacaaccagaaATCGACCCGTATGACTTTGCCAGCACATCCACCTCAACACTAAGTCTagcgtcaccaccaccacaaccgaaGCGGGCGGCAAGGAAATCAAGTGTGGCTGCTCAGGCGGCGTTACATAAGATGCAGCtagaagaggagagggaggcggatgTGGAGAGCGGGACGAAtaggccgagggcgaggagggcgagggcgtcgATGTTGGCGCCGAAGAAGAGTGCGTTTTTGGGGGAGTATGTCGAGGAGAGCTCGGTTGGTACGGTGGGGGATGAGAGTACGGGATCTGTGGagagtgggagtggtgggaaggggaagggaaaacAAGGGGTTGTGgataggaggaggagtatgaTGCTTTGATTTTTGGGTGCATTTGTTTCACTGGAGTTTGGGGGGCAAAACGTTGGGGGTTTCTGGGATAGGAAATGGCATTTTGGGAATTGGGAGTTTGACGACAAATTGTGTTAGGTTTCATTCTTGTCGTTCTTTAACAACaaatggggagggggaaatgGTTGCTGGATGATACCaattttgttttgtttgtgaaTCGTTATTGGGTTGTTAAATATCAATCATTTTGAAAGACTACCGTAACTGATGTTACCTTTTGGTATGTTTGAAATGAGCATGATTCGAAGTATTAGGTAATATTTTGATATTGTTTGGAGCCCCTTTTCAAagagctctctctctcttgagCTGAGTTGGATGACTGCAATGCCCAAACGGCTCAGGCACAACACATCTTTCACGCTTTGCTTGCTGTACAGCAGCAAAACTCCATAACCACTCAAACGCTCCTCTATTCTAGATCCGGTACCGTATTCCCTACTCCCTCGACTCTGTCTCTCTCATCTTCCCGGGTATCATGGACCAGTTGGCTCAACCGGCTTGGTATACGTCACCTTTTCCACCGCCACATTCTCAACCCCATTCGCGTCTTTCCTCAGCTGGTAGACATATAGCGTCAACGAGATTCCTTGTACCTGTTTTCCACTGTCAGCATCTCCCCTCCTTACCATCCCACCCCTCAAAACTTACATCCATCAAACAAAAGCTCggcaccatctcctcctccccctccccctccccatccgcccaaTCCGTCGAGAACGCCCCCGTCGCCGTCCCAGGGTTGATAAAGAACTTGTCCATGTACTCAAAGCACTCGAATTTATGAGTGCCGCCCCAGCACAGGACGTCGACGTCAAGTTTGTTGGCCTCTGCGAGTAGGAGGTCGGGCTCGGAGCTGACGAGGGTGAAGCCTTCGAGGAAGCCGATGCGGACGCCGCCGTGGGTGACGACTTGAGTcaaagggagggaggtggcttCGACATCCATGCGGCCTTTGACGATTTTGAGgtcgggggagatggagcggAGGTATTCGTAGGTTGACTTGTCGGTTAGGTTACCTAGGCAGAGGGTTTGGGAGATTTTTCCGGGGGCGAGGAGTTTTTTGAactggagggggagaggttaGAAAGGGGTGGTTATTGAatagggggtttgggggggggttggattgggggatggggggagggaggtaggAGGGTACCTTTGCTGGAATGTCGAGGGCGCGGTCGGGTATGTGAAGGTCGCCGATTACTAGGATTAGGAAGGCCAttgttgcggtggtggatgggtgtGAAGCGCTTCGGTGGTGGGTTGCGCTGGAGGGTTGAGCTGTTATTCTATGCGCCGCGGGCTACTGTATCGGGGGAGGTCCAGTTGGATCTTAGTTGGAAATTGAGACGCGGTGTTTAAGGTCGTCTGGACTATATCAACCGGTTTGGTATCGACCCTCGTAGCTTGATGTCTGGTTAAGTGGCAGCGTTATGTATTGGTGTTGACTGGAAGCTATCTGATGATAGCTGTCGTGGCCAGGTCTTGGCTGACTGACCACGGTGAACATCGGTCAAGGAACGATAAGATTAGAAGACCCCTTGGCGTTGGAGGCTGATGTTGGGGCTGGGACTGCGGGGTAGCAATGACGAACGACACTCCAGCCTCCCCCACTTCTCCACAGTCTCTCTAGCGGCGAGCGGGTCCGAAGACGGCTTCTTCGCCGGACGGACCCGGCCCTGGAACAAATCCATTCTTCCATTGCACAATGTTCGGTGCATTTGGCATCAAGACGAGCATTATCAAAAGGGGCAAAGCGTCTAGAATTGGACACTTTGGCATCCGTGACTAATAGCAAACTGTAGACTTTTTCCAACCGGGCCTagacaacctggaagccgTTTAGGTGTTGAAACGGATCTTGTCTGGGCGGTCAGGATTTTTTGTTCATTTTTATACGAACCCAAACACCGACTTTTCTCCTTGTTGCTCTCTTCATTTCCGTCTTTTCTCCGGTGGCCCTGCTTGTCAGACTTATTTTGAATATCCCATACACATTCGTCCGTTTCTTCCGTTATACAAGAGTCCAATCACACCAAGAAACCCTTCCGTTCCCAGGTACCTGGACAGAAGAGACAAAGCAAGGCGTTGGATACGGTCGGTTCAGGCAAGATAAGGTACAGAACGGTGTGGGGAGCTTGCAGACGCACATGGTGCTTATACCCGAGGTCTCCAAACTGTCGCGCTCGGCGTTCAGACGGTTAGGAATGACCCCGCCAAAAACACCGGACGCTCCCCCCGCCCGTTTATCGTTGATCTCACGACATCTTGCCCCCGTATATCCGATCAACACCCCCTACGCTGTCGAACGTCTTCCCAGCACCGTCGACACCTCACTTCTGCCCAGGATTCAAGTGCGCGAGATcacgacaaccacccccaagaTGTCTCAACCCGCCCACCCAACGCTCCTGATTCCAGGACCCATTGAGTTCGACGATGCTGTCCTCCAGTCCATGAGTCACttcaggtaggtaggggTGCTTATGAAGTGTCTTGCCGTTCTGTTTAGGCTTTGAAGGATCCAGAAGCTGACACCCACATCTTCCCACTCCACAGCGAAAGCCATGTGAGCGCCGGTTTTGTTGCTACCTTCGGCGAGACCCTGTCTATGTTGCGCAAGCTGTTCCAGACCACCGACCCTGCGTCTCAACCATTCGTTCTCTCTGGATCCGGTACTCTCGGCTGGGATTTGGTTGCTGCCAACTTGATTGAGGCTGGCGAGGACGTGTTGGTGCTTGGAACCGGCTATTTTAGTGATGGCTTCGCCGACTGCCTCAGAGTGTATGGTGCCAATGTCACCGAGCTCAAGGCCCCCGTTGGCACCAAGCCCACCCTTCCCGAGATTGAGAAGGCTCTGTCGGAGAAGAAGTACAAGGCGATCACCGTCACCCACGTTGACACATCGACTGGTGTCTTGAGCGAACTCAAGAATCTCTCTGCTCTTGTCCACAAGGTCTCGCCAGATACCCTCATTATTGTCGACGGTGTCTGCAGTGTTGCGTGTGAGGAGATTGATTTCGATGCCTGGggccttgatggtgttgtcacTGCCAGTCAGAAGGCCATTGGCTGCCCTGCCGGTCTGTCGATTTCCATGTTCAGCGGTCGTGCCATGAAGGCTTTTGAGAACAGGAAGAGCCCTCCCTCGGCCTACTTCGCTTCTATGAAGAACTGGACCCCTAGTAAGTTTACCTCGCGTTAAAATATACGCATTACAGCCCGACTAACGCGATTAGTCATGCAAAACTacgaggccaagaagccctcTTACTTTGCTACCCCCTCGCCACAGCTTGTCCACGCTCTTCACACTGCTCTGAGCCAGATCCTTGCGAAGCCCGTGGCTGAAAGATTTGCCGGCCACAAGGCCGCCTCAgacaagatcaaggctgcCATCGGTGCCCTTGGTCTTAAGCAGGTTGCGGCCAACCCTGATGAGCAGGCTCACGGCATGACTGCCATCTATCTCCCTGAGGGCGTCAAGGGCGCCGAGCTCCTGCCTATCCTCGCGAAGAAGGGTGTTGTGTTCGCCGGTGGTATCCACAAGGAAATCGTCACCAAGTATATCCGTTTCGGTCACATGGGTGTCAGTGTGGTGAGTAACCTTAGTGTATTTGTGTTTGATTATCAAGCAACAATGACGACTAACAAGGCAATCCACAGCTCGACCCCACCAGAGGCGATATTGAGCGTGCTGTCAaggctttggaggagggTCTTGCTGAGCTTGGATATACCAAGTCTTGAGCGTGGAATGATATAGGGAGTGAGGTGAAGTTGGATCTAAAAGCAATGGCATTATGGCCATAGAGGGGTGCATAAAAGAAGCCATCTTGAAATAGACAATCTGTGTTTGAATGCCCAACACCATCTCAAACCATTTTAAACGAAGCAGATGCCTCATTGGGGCTCTTGTTCCAAAGCAGTGATAGATATGCCCATAAAGGTAAGAAACAGGTTTGCAATTCAGGTACTGGAAGTAGGTTCATTGGCTGCAGTTGACGTGCAGGCTGTTGCAGAGCTGGTGGGTGTTCCCGAGCCACTGGAACCGaagaggtgtttgatgacGGGTTGCTGGCAGAATGATTGGCTGAGGCTCAGTGATTGATTTCAAAGCTGCCGGATAATTTAATGACCAGCTCCGGCTTCAGCGCTTCTGGGCAACTCTGGAAGAGCCGActctccaccgccagcgaAGCAGGCTGCTGCACGCAAGGCGGGGTTGCTCGCCTAGCAACAATCGAGAGGCTGGTGGGGTTCGGCCTTCTGAGCTTTCGACCCGACGTTCAATTCTCTTATCCATACTTCCGTCATCCCACTCAACCCAGCACTTGCAACGCTCTTGCTTTACCAAAATCCTGaccgccctctccccccgCCTTCCACTCAAGACCTTTCCCCAGAACCTTACCATCGACAAAGTGGACCGCGACCGTTGTGCCTGAGACCTCGTCCTCTCTCCTCGCAATACTTCCTCTGCGCAccctctcggcctcggtTCCCCATACATACCTCAATCACAACCACAATCACACAGCGATAGGTGTGCGACTACGACCATGCCGGTCTCTATCGAAGAGTTGGACGCCACTGTCCGTGCCTTCTATGAGGGCCGCGGCGAACAGGTATGTTTTGATTCTACGCTTCTGTCGTCCAGGCAGTATTCTCACACCGTCAATGGTGATGCTAACCGCCTGTTCTGTCTACAGCAAAAAGCTGCCCAAGCCGCTCTTAACCAGGCAAGTCTGCCACTCGCGTCATTCCCCACGATACCGATCCAGCAACACTCATAGCTCCCTCCAAGCCGTTATCGACTAACTCTGCGATTGTAGTTCAAGGAAGACCCTGATGCCTGGTTGATGGTCGACGATATACTCTCGAAGGCGAGCTACGAACAGACGAAATGTTGGTTTCCGATTCTTATCCGGGCGCAGAGGGACTGGGTCTGAGGTGATACTAACTGCGACATCTAGTCTTGGGTCTCCAAGTTCTCGATCATGTCATCATGACGAGGTGGAAGGTTCTGCCACGAGAGCAGTGCCAAGGTAGGTTACAGTGGTGTGTCGTTGGCCATGCTCGGGAGCTGTGGACTGACAAACTGTCTAGGCATCCGTAACTTCGTCGTTCTAACCATCATGCAATGCTCTGGCTCTGAGGAGTCGCTCAAGGCGAACAAGACACTACTCAACAAGCTGAACCTTGTTCTCGTGTCTGTCTTGAAGCAGGAGTGGCCTCACAACTGGCCTACATTTATCAACGAGATCATCTCCGCCTGCCACTCGAGTCTGTCAGTCTGCGAGAACAACATGACGATTCTGAGACTCCTCTCCGAAGAGGTGTTCGACTACTCAGCCGAGCAAATGACTTCCACCAAAACCCGCAACCTCAAGACAACGATGTGCAACGAGTTTTCCCAGATCTTTACGCTGTGCCAGGAAATCCTCAACAGCGCGACCCAACCAAGCCTCATCAAGGCCACCCTCCAGACACTGTTGCGCTTCTGCAATTGGATTCCTTTGGGGTACATTTTCGAGACGCCACTCATCGACACCCTCAGGACCAGATTCCTCGAGGTGCCCGAATTCCGGAATCTCACTCTCCAATGTTTGACGGAAATTGGTGGTTTGCAGACGGGAGGTCCTGGCCAGGTCAACTCTTATGACGAACAGCTCGTTAAAATGTTCACCGAAACGTTGACGCAAATTTCCAACATTATTCCTCTGGAGATGGATCTCAAGACAACGTATCCTCAAAGCAACTCTCGTGACCAGGAGACTATCCAGAACCTGGCGCTTTTCCTGTGCAACTTCTACTCCGCGCATCTACCCTTGATCGAGAACCTTCCCAACCGCGATTTCCTCACCCACGGTCATTTCTACCTCATCCGCATTTCACAGATCGACGACCGCGAGATGTTCAAGATTTGCCTCGACTACTGGCTTAAACTGGTGCAGGAGCTCTACGAGGAGATGCAGTCGCTACCTTTATCCGACATGACGGCTATGAGCGccttgggtggtggcggcggcgcccCCAATCCAGCACTGCTCAACAACTACCCGCTCCGCAAGCACAAGTACAACGAAGTGCTGTCGAACCTGAGAGTGGTCATGATTGAGAAGATGGTCAGGCCTGAGGAAGTCTTGATTGTGGAGAACGATGAGGGAGAAATCGTTCGTGAATTTGTCAAGGAAACCGACACTGTTCAGCTCTACAAGACGATTCGCGAGTGTCTCGTTTACCTCACCCATCTCGATGTCGTCGACACCGAGAACATCATGACTGAGAAGCTGTCGCGACAGGTCGACAGATCCGAGTGGTCGTGGCACAACTGCAACGTCCTCTGCTGGGCCATTGGTTCCATCTCTTTGGCCATGAACGAAGAGACGGAGAAGCGTTTCTTAGTGACCGTGATCAAGGAGCTCCTCGGTCTCACCGAGATCCAACGTGGCAAAGACAACAAGGCCGTTGTCGCCAGTAATATCATGTATATTGTTGGACAGTACCCCCGCTTCTTGAAGGCTCACTGGAAGTTCCTCAAGACGGTCGTCAATAAGCTGTTCGAGTTCATGCACGAGTCTCACGAAGGTATGCCACCCTATTCAAGCTAAAATCTTTTGTTGCATTTCGCTAACTCTCAGACAGGTGTTCAGGACATGGCTTGCGACACTTTTATTAAGATTGCGAAGCAGTGCAGACGTCACTTCGTCGCTCTCCAGCCAAGCGAGAATGAACCCTTTATTGAAGAAATCATTCGAAATCTTGGGAGGATCACTTCCGACTTGACTCCTCAGCAGGTGCACACCTTCTACGAGGCCTGCGGTTACATGGTGGCTGCCCAGGGCAACAGGAATGTTCAGGAGCGCCTATTGACTGAGCTCATGAGCATCCCAAACACCGCCTGGGACCAGATCATTCAGGCGGCTACCCAGGactccaccatcctccagaATGCCGATACCATCAAGATCATTGGCAACATCATGAAGACCAACGTctcggcctgctcctccatcGGCACATATTTCTTCCCTCAGATCGGTCGCCTCTACAACAACATGTTGGAGATGTACGCTACCACCAGTCAGCTGATTTCGCAGGCTGTCGCCCGCGAGGGTGAAGTCGCGACCAAGATGCCCATCGTTCGTGGCCTGCGGACCATCAAGAAGGAAATTCTCAAGCTTGTGGAGACCTTCATTGACAAGGCTGAGGATCTCCAGACAGTGCGGGCCCAGATGGTTCCCCAACTTTTGGACTCTGTCCTCGTTGACTACAACCGCAATGTTCCTGGCGCCCGTGATGCTGAGGTCCTCAGGTGCATGACCGCTATGATCACAAAGCTCTctgggttgatggaggatCAGGTTCCAGTCATCATGGAGAATGTGTTTGAGTGCACTTTAGAGATGATCAACAAGGACTTCTCCGAGTTCCCG
The window above is part of the Podospora bellae-mahoneyi strain CBS 112042 chromosome 3, whole genome shotgun sequence genome. Proteins encoded here:
- the CRM1 gene encoding Karyopherin transporter (EggNog:ENOG503NX17; COG:U; COG:Y), whose amino-acid sequence is MPVSIEELDATVRAFYEGRGEQFKEDPDAWLMVDDILSKASYEQTKCWFPILIRAQRDWV
- the vps29 gene encoding Vacuolar protein sorting-associated protein 29 (COG:U; EggNog:ENOG503NXQX; BUSCO:EOG092640ZF); translated protein: MAFLILVIGDLHIPDRALDIPAKFKKLLAPGKISQTLCLGNLTDKSTYEYLRSISPDLKIVKGRMDVEATSLPLTQVVTHGGVRIGFLEGFTLVSSEPDLLLAEANKLDVDVLCWGGTHKFECFEYMDKFFINPGTATGAFSTDWADGEGEGEEEMVPSFCLMDVQGISLTLYVYQLRKDANGVENVAVEKVTYTKPVEPTGP
- a CDS encoding hypothetical protein (COG:S; EggNog:ENOG503P1XB), encoding MARLNEPPVSATDGNLEILRRKFLRQNRDIARINSDQSQKIRRLENDCACLLSENLELRGQILRLEKQLEDNSARRIADHALEIKAKLEAQLTEFGALLGNLGVEPPAKRHSGADRRFSKSSRPSISRTPPAIRRRRDTNVDAETLAAQEGRMPPIYENKSYQRATMNSEEIMALCAAAADTSADSLDLGPPPVSRFIDEEPVKKSSPIRKFDDGQLNLSSPPKLDLTKKLEASPEPSKMVETSPMKDVQPEKRPQSFEQQPPTAPSQTIRAGAKRKYGDENNIQATLDQTAKALKDVVAAEEALPAGDIFQKRRSIKELPASKRDRARVPLSAKSTNEDFMSPKKMAIKPKPVEEPKKEKAPEPKENKEQPKARKPTVPAIQVPPVTLPPPTVLSVIAEPEALLPMSILASPTTPGRPSSVEPLPHDTPPPAHISSEGETSRPSRRARPAISYAEPNLRDKMRRPTKELFDAVSGEGKFHRPSTSANPNPTSAPTSSAKPRSESTVTSSGGLSASVHKPPPTVSPLAAKESMQIDNITYDRRKRPSLAIREPEPPTEQQPEIDPYDFASTSTSTLSLASPPPQPKRAARKSSVAAQAALHKMQLEEEREADVESGTNRPRARRARASMLAPKKSAFLGEYVEESSVGTVGDESTGSVESGSGGKGKGKQGVVDRRRSMML
- a CDS encoding hypothetical protein (EggNog:ENOG503NW05; COG:E), with the translated sequence MVLIPEVSKLSRSAFRRLGMTPPKTPDAPPARLSLISRHLAPVYPINTPYAVERLPSTVDTSLLPRIQVREITTTTPKMSQPAHPTLLIPGPIEFDDAVLQSMSHFSESHVSAGFVATFGETLSMLRKLFQTTDPASQPFVLSGSGTLGWDLVAANLIEAGEDVLVLGTGYFSDGFADCLRVYGANVTELKAPVGTKPTLPEIEKALSEKKYKAITVTHVDTSTGVLSELKNLSALVHKVSPDTLIIVDGVCSVACEEIDFDAWGLDGVVTASQKAIGCPAGLSISMFSGRAMKAFENRKSPPSAYFASMKNWTPIMQNYEAKKPSYFATPSPQLVHALHTALSQILAKPVAERFAGHKAASDKIKAAIGALGLKQVAANPDEQAHGMTAIYLPEGVKGAELLPILAKKGVVFAGGIHKEIVTKYIRFGHMGVSVLDPTRGDIERAVKALEEGLAELGYTKS